In Bacillus sp. SM2101, one genomic interval encodes:
- a CDS encoding GyrI-like domain-containing protein, producing the protein MEFKKLEKTFKIVGMKNKGEFKNFGNEVPMNAQKFMSRVDEISNHTGTEIALFEPKKGDDHLEGEYYVGIIVSESISELPSDMEYIEVKDEFVVTRGSIMEVGELHSKLGEWAKEQGYHNKQGSYIIETYHPVENGEEVEIYIPIS; encoded by the coding sequence ATGGAATTTAAAAAGCTTGAAAAAACATTTAAAATTGTCGGAATGAAAAATAAAGGAGAATTCAAAAACTTTGGAAATGAAGTACCGATGAATGCTCAGAAATTTATGAGTAGGGTAGACGAAATCTCGAACCACACTGGAACAGAGATCGCTCTCTTTGAGCCTAAAAAGGGCGATGACCATCTTGAAGGAGAATATTATGTAGGAATTATTGTGTCGGAGTCTATATCAGAACTTCCTTCAGACATGGAATATATTGAAGTAAAGGATGAATTCGTTGTAACGAGAGGGAGTATCATGGAAGTCGGTGAACTTCATTCTAAATTAGGAGAATGGGCTAAAGAACAAGGGTATCATAATAAACAAGGTTCATACATAATAGAAACTTATCATCCTGTAGAAAACGGTGAAGAAGTAGAAATCTATATACCCATCAGCTAG
- a CDS encoding phosphotransferase, producing MAYEQSNPLSRKEALQKVAELSTERYHLQVKRLEFLSEETNFLYKVIDSLGDVYVLKIFEDEYSSLEDNLTEIFFMDIVNKTNHISAPKMIPAKDGEKLQVVTSDYTSTPKHVAVYSWLDGEELEGNENDKRFVQLGELTAHLHNATYGISVPTELAPKMWDEVFYFKGEQAIYKQEEFQKFLSKEYHQIMDSIIPYLNDKLSSYYKNNIKDIQLIHGDLNPANIKVQNEQMHIIDFADSMLGLPIHDLSIMLYYYKYNKSLNFDEVKKLYFNGYRKIRDLPDVTDYELDLFMTARRVSFLNYILEVSENPTNFIERNISRVKGFLVKYNINL from the coding sequence ATGGCATACGAACAAAGTAACCCATTATCAAGAAAAGAAGCTTTACAAAAGGTAGCAGAACTTTCGACAGAAAGATATCATCTACAAGTTAAGCGATTAGAATTTTTGAGTGAAGAGACCAACTTTCTATACAAGGTTATAGATAGCTTGGGTGACGTATATGTGTTAAAAATTTTTGAAGATGAATATAGCTCTCTTGAAGATAACCTTACTGAAATATTTTTTATGGACATTGTAAATAAAACAAACCACATTTCAGCACCAAAAATGATCCCTGCTAAAGATGGTGAGAAATTACAAGTTGTTACATCTGATTATACTTCTACACCGAAACATGTTGCTGTATATAGTTGGTTGGACGGTGAAGAGCTAGAGGGAAATGAAAATGATAAGCGGTTTGTACAATTAGGTGAGCTAACTGCTCATTTGCATAACGCAACATACGGGATTTCGGTCCCTACAGAGCTTGCCCCCAAAATGTGGGATGAAGTGTTTTATTTTAAGGGAGAACAAGCAATATATAAGCAAGAAGAGTTTCAGAAATTTTTGTCAAAGGAATACCATCAAATAATGGACAGTATTATCCCTTATTTAAATGATAAATTATCGTCTTACTATAAAAATAATATCAAAGACATTCAATTAATACATGGTGATCTAAATCCAGCTAATATTAAGGTGCAAAATGAACAAATGCACATTATTGATTTTGCAGATTCTATGCTCGGTTTACCAATACACGATTTATCAATTATGTTGTATTACTACAAGTATAATAAATCTCTAAATTTTGACGAAGTGAAAAAACTTTATTTTAATGGTTATAGAAAGATCCGTGATTTGCCTGATGTAACTGACTATGAGCTAGATCTATTTATGACAGCTAGAAGAGTAAGTTTCCTGAATTATATATTAGAGGTTAGTGAAAATCCAACAAATTTTATAGAAAGAAATATATCTAGAGTGAAAGGTTTCTTGGTGAAATATAACATTAACTTATAA
- a CDS encoding CD3324 family protein gives MSYINANNILPEKLLKELQQYVQGETIYIPKTKNNFQKWGACSGGRQKINERNTSMKNDFKNGKTVYQLAEQYFLSTETVKKIIYTKN, from the coding sequence ATGAGTTATATAAATGCAAACAATATTCTACCTGAAAAACTTCTAAAAGAACTTCAACAATATGTTCAAGGGGAAACAATATATATCCCTAAGACGAAGAATAATTTTCAAAAATGGGGTGCATGTTCTGGTGGAAGGCAAAAAATCAATGAAAGAAATACTTCTATGAAAAATGATTTTAAAAACGGGAAGACTGTTTATCAATTAGCTGAACAATATTTCCTTTCAACTGAAACTGTAAAAAAAATAATTTATACAAAGAATTAA